The following proteins are encoded in a genomic region of Montipora foliosa isolate CH-2021 chromosome 8, ASM3666993v2, whole genome shotgun sequence:
- the LOC138012693 gene encoding breast cancer type 1 susceptibility protein homolog isoform X2, whose translation MPVKVQDVLEALQQMQKSLECSICLELLKDPHSTKCNHQFCGKCIKQVLEKSSKKSKNKWYCPLCKTPVSKRSLTPNPKLSEIVEAVRNLQVAVQDDSGVPTGSPPLVPLKTCSIDSSPVSDPSHNLLASTSRKDNADQAIEVQPPQLLSETSIRSSVAHTNGNASKSKKPEGTNTKSIRRTRHSKRISKKNAEVEDINEKNLNVDLLHLIDTMSFQPASNTGVIHSPRDFILVPNTHESKPEEKSMTTYDLCKSTQNNDQGSNCNRIISSDEQKEREKCLPTIAEADSSVLCETSPLSEIQQKVADVQSGIIIRDTHANEAAVSSTKVDSTPQSSMDTTQSLSILPPLGCLGGIVTDICNKNKDVAVEETEDVTVVISDGGKQIQQSYAAVGDVCSESQNTGHLINQKHNICEVIKDNKQVITEIPSQDDREESCNRLQFHTCREDSQERITDVSNGTSVLTSTELTPVCAQEREVLTCKRVCDDVWYEREARDNDLEDVEYETDERRDHSDPVQALDSESQEGHKSQLLHRSEEVGPREPNKVDTSSATSLAEQSLDFEGLVSLLQFDDPSVSKPLCATEKDEVWTTNLCVDILGKDGNSSPTKVCCQTDLQETEIRGSLGTCEHVKLGKRRRNFEMEADSDLSKDEMRSNKRSADSANREVNTYDEPSSQGGAKKKLKLSSSASLSVTSISVDDMLKESLQENHKDFSISQKAGVNTNLKGDELDADINSNSSRNTELSNEVIPHSVSSSETLASPIINPMLIYINHTWDNDEGSNTNYKEGCSLKASKEGGQKDVIETTTSMNESRLNNMTDTRVETTRNVQMQSLEQPLRKQETSSHLSASQNCSPNQQRFVSMRVSQVNISQHLIADREEQKQKIDDQVEESKNQSFDASESVLVTIEENFQINEDAKLIIDSSQGQRKVSNLSQKWKHLMHSPEEYILSKDEIEINDRCVKTAEAAVKTSTCSKSSSQGDRSVDFTPTQSSLDSLEIDGPTPCLFQNDSWETAGKRKKLKRDQNESCCRFNSIPNHNDKHNISMSTQVCNVPVVEYMGDESTCIDDATFKTDSKGMRVGENSQLKSIHSPFHGLKATDNPDSEGTHSSGTIQSVSVLQEVEECTKICNLNFVHHTSCGQDEGNVEEEEPLPKKARGGWLDMNGLLPDVQRGRKMEKTGSSQLADSEVIPPTPVRPLAPSVVKASCSKLMRKGKGDAATKPQHEHSDNSISKNCQGQCSPEDGSLNSIHCSVLIQKTSDVEDSFDWSGNQNNLKDHPLCTSLTRQDKEVCLTEDCDSFGVHKAEQGSESLNHDFAKKADLGRKKNEADCVVVDSDDEHCQSADEREDSTGSKDTRGHFFSRDNGKEDSSDDEALLKPVFLSACKRSDNACQEDIKDIEESEEEPVFSQELIPSGNCDDGDEEFTCTSSYKQLDSTGASSATFLSEATASTQKMEVLRQDVEAMEKEMEELRAYLAKTDEKREPTDHCASPDIQPSLTPPPPLTPKSIPPLRQLSTPLKEASRYLDQEGQSSGEESECEENTINEPVNRSKYPESSSCVRSKSTVRHSPTSPVDLANKQTFFSSYEADGTSIATVERQLVETPSPPASNGSVEMLNGGEKLIVLEDRDSDSRTGSLLLMKKRRIPSDFIPKKSPVVSLLFTKSQKSAEKNSASPRPNVPSRGSSPVVKRSSSFLYSRRHGLVISPRGHNLVANKRENSSSCESEKTRHLSFVATRLSKQQLADTRALAEAYGGKLASEFNSKTSHVIMATDENMQVTRHSYTMKYLLGLSLGKWIVSHHWITACKQEKTLVPEVNYEVKGDSGLGQNSIPLKARKARAKKDALLFHEFSILCFGGFGTAVTKDQLSQLLRFCGANVFSNLDSLKTTGMDHQKVVIIDKETHNNVDKIKALCRQLNTKAVSLEWVTDSIANYKVQDLRDYIVKL comes from the exons ATGCCAGTGAAGGTTCAAGATGTGTTGGAAGCCCTTCAGCAAATGCAAAAGAGTCTTGAATGCTCTATATG TCTTGAGCTGTTAAAGGATCCTCACTCGACTAAGTGTAATCATCAGTTTTGTGG TAAGTGCATCAAGCAAGTTCTTGAAAAAAGCAGCAAGAAATCAAAGAATAAGTGGTATTGTCCTCTGTGCAAAACTCCTGTTTCCAAAAG aagCCTTACACCAAACCCTAAACTGAGTGAAATCGTTGAAGCAGTGCGCAATTTACAAGTTGCTGTTCAAGATGATTCGGGAGTTCCAACAG GTTCTCCACCTTTAGTGCCATTGAAAACATGTTCAATTGACAGCAGTCCAGTCAGTGATCCTTCACACAATCTTCTTGCCTCCACCTCCAGAAAAG ACAATGCTGATCAAGCTATTGAGGTTCAGCCACCTCAGCTTTTATCAGAAACCAGCATCAG GTCATCAGTGGCACATACAAATGGAAATGCTTCAAAGTCAAAGAAACCGGAAGGAACCAATACTAAAAGTATAAGAAGAACAAGACATTCGAAGAGGATATCAAAGAAGAATGCCGAAGTGGAGGACATCAATGAAAAGAATTTGAACGTTGACCTGTTACATTTGATTGACACCATGTCATTTCAACCCGCCTCGAATACAG GTGTGATACATTCACCTCGAGATTTCATTTTGGTTCCAAACACCCATGAATCAAAACCAGAGGAAAAATCAATGACAACTTATGATTTGTGCAAGTCAACACAGAACAATGATCAAGGCTCAAACTGCAACAGGATTATTTCCAGTGATGAacaaaaagaaagggaaaagtgTTTGCCAACCATAGCTGAGGCTGACTCATCTGTCCTGTGCGAGACAAGCCCTCTATCAGAAATACAGCAGAAGGTTGCAGATGTGCAAAGTGGAATTATTATTAGGGACACCCACGCCAATGAAGCAGCAGTGTCCAGTACAAAAGTTGACTCTACACCTCAAAGTAGCATGGACACCACGCAAAGTCTATCTATACTTCCACCCCTAGGATGCTTAGGTGGAATAGTCACAGACATTTgtaataaaaacaaagatgttGCTGTTGAGGAGACAGAAGATGTCACCGTTGTTATATCTGATGGAGGAAAGCAGATCCAGCAGAGTTATGCAGCTGTGGGTGATGTTTGTAGTGAAAGCCAAAACACAGGACATCTAATAAATCAAAAACACAATATCTGTGAGGTGATAAAAGACAACAAGCAGGTCATCACAGAAATTCCTAGTCAGGATGACAGAGAAGAATCTTGTAATAGATTACAGTTTCATACTTGTCGAGAAGATAGCCAGGAAAGAATTACGGATGTGAGTAATGGCACAAGTGTACTGACGTCAACTGAATTAACACCAGTATGTGCACAAGAGAGGGAAGTGCTAACATGTAAGAGAGTGTGTGATGATGTCTGGTATGAAAGGGAGGCCAGGGATAATGACTTGGAAGATGTTGAATATGAAACTGATGAAAGAAGGGATCATAGTGACCCAGTCCAAGCATTAGATTCAGAGAGTCAAGAGGGTCACAAAAGCCAACTTTTACATAGATCTGAGGAGGTTGGCCCAAGAGAGCCCAACAAAGTTGACACAAGTAGTGCTACAAGTCTTGCTGAACAGAGTTTAGACTTTGAGGGTTTAGTTTCGTTACTTCAATTTGATGATCCATCTGTGAGCAAGCCTCTATGTGCAACAGAGAAGGACGAAGTTTGGACCACCAATTTATGCGTGGATATTTTAGGAAAGGATGGAAATTCTTCACCCACAAAGGTATGTTGTCAGACAGACTTACAAGAGACGGAAATTAGAGGCAGCTTAGGTACATGTGAACATGTAAAATTAGGAAAGAGAAGACGGAACTTTGAGATGGAAGCCGATTCAGACTTATCAAAGGATGAGATGAGGTCAAACAAGCGATCTGCAGATTCTGCAAATAGAGAAGTTAACACTTATGATGAGCCAAGTTCACAGGGTGGTGCAAAAAAGAAGTTGAAATTGTCAAGTAGTGCATCTTTGAGTGTGACCTCCATTTCTGTAGATGACATGCTGAAAGAAAGCTTGCAAGAGAATCATAAGGATTTTAGTATTTCCCAGAAGGCAGGGGTGAACACGAATTTGAAAGGTGATGAGCTTGACGCTGATATCAATTCCAACTCCAGTCGAAACACGGAACTTTCAAACGAAGTGATTCCACACAGTGTCTCTTCTTCAGAAACACTTGCCTCTCCAATTATCAATCCGATGCTTATTTACATCAACCACACTTGGGACAATGACGAGGGAAGTAACACAAATTACAAAGAGGGCTGTAGTTTAAAGGCGAGCAAGGAAGGTGGACAAAAAGATGTTATCGAAACTACTACTTCCATGAATGAAAGTCGACTAAATAATATGACAGACACTAGAGTTGAAACAACAAGGAATGTTCAGATGCAGTCCCTGGAACAGCCCTTAAGAAAGCAAGAGACATCAAGTCATCTCAGTGCATCTCAAAACTGCAGTCCAAATCAACAACGATTTGTGAGTATGAGAGTTTCACAAGTAAATATTTCTCAACATTTGATTGCTGACAGAGAAGAGCAAAAGCAAAAGATAGATGACCAAGTTGAGGAGTCAAAAAATCAGTCATTTGATGCAAGTGAGAGTGTGTTAGTGACTATTGAGGAGAACTTCCAAATTAATGAAGATGCTAAGCTTATCATTGATAGttctcaaggacagagaaaggTTTCAAATTTGAGCCAAAAATGGAAGCACTTGATGCATTCTCCTGAAGAGTATATTTTGAGCAAAGATGAAATAGAAATCAATGACAGATGTGTTAAAACTGCAGAAGCAGCTGTGAAGACATCTACATGTAGTAAGTCATCAAGTCAAGGTGACCGGAGTGTAGACTTCACCCCGACACAGAGTTCTCTGGATTCATTGGAAATTGATGGTCCGACACCTTGTCTTTTTCAAAATGATAGCTGGGAGACTGCTGGTAAGAGAAAGAAGCTAAAGAGGGATCAAAATGAAAGCTGTTGTAGGTTCAACTCTATCCCAAACCACAATGACAAGCACAATATTTCAATGTCTACACAGGTGTGTAATGTCCCTGTGGTGGAGTATATGGGTGATGAAAGCACCTGCATTGATGACGCCACTTTTAAAACTGATTCAAAAGGGATGAGGGTGGGGGAGAACAGCCAGCTTAAAAGTATACACAGCCCATTTCATGGTCTGAAAGCTACTGACAACCCAGACAGTGAAGGAACTCACAGTTCTGGTACCATCCAGAGCGTATCTGTTCTTCAAGAAGTCGAGGAATGCACCAAAATTTGCAACCTTAATTTTGTTCATCACACTAGTTGTGGACAGGATGAAGGCAATGTGGAGGAGGAGGAGCCACTCCCAAAGAAAGCAAGAGGTGGGTGGCTTGATATGAATGGATTATTACCTGATGTTCAAAGAGGTCGAAAAATGGAGAAAACTGGTTCCTCACAACTCGCAGACAGTGAAGTCATACCACCCACACCAGTAAGGCCTCTTGCTCCTTCAGTTGTCAAAGCATCATGTTCAAAGTTGATGCGGAAGGGTAAAGGTGACGCCGCAACTAAACCACAACATGAGCATTCTGATAATAGTATAAGCAAAAACTGTCAAGGACAATGTTCACCTGAGGATGGAAGTTTAAATTCTATTCATTGTAGTGTTTTAATACAAAagacaagtgatgttgaagatTCATTTGATTGGTCTGGAAATCAGAATAACTTGAAAGACCACCCCTTGTGCACCTCGTTGACTCGTCAAGATAAAGAGGTCTGTTTAACAGAAGACTGTGACTCTTTCGGTGTGCACAAAGCTGAGCAGGGTTCTGAATCTCTGAACcatgattttgcaaagaaaGCTGACTTGGGACGCAAGAAAAATGAAGCTGACTGTGTTGTCGTTGACAGTGATGATGAACATTGCCAGAGTGCTGATGAAAGAGAAGATTCTACCGGTAGTAAAGATACCAGAGGACATTTCTTCAGTAGAGACAATGGCAAAGAGGATTCATCAGACGATGAAGCTTTACTAAAGCCAGTGTTCCTTTCTGCATGTAAACGATCTGATAACGCCTGTCAAGAGGACATTAAGGATATTGAAGAATCTGAGGAAGAACCAGTCTTTTCTCAAGAACTCATTCCATCTGGAAATTGCGATGACGGTGATGAAGAattcacatgtacat CATCTTATAAACAACTGGACAGTACAGGTGCATCTTCTGCTACATTCTTGTCAGAAGCTACTGCGTCAACTCAG aaaatggaGGTGTTGAGGCAGGATGTGGAAGCAATGGAGAAGGAAATGGAAGAGCTGAGGGCTTATCTTGCCAAAACTGATGAGAAAAGAGAGCCAACAG ATCATTGTGCTTCACCTGATATACAGCCTTCCCTCACTCCACCTCCACCACTTACTCCCAAGAGTATCCCTCCCTTACGCCAGCTTTCCACACCCCTGAAAGAGGCCTCACGATACCTTGATCAGGAAGGGCAGTCATCGGGTGAAGAAAGTGAATGTGAGGAGAACACAATCAATGAACCAGTCAACAGAAGTAAGTATCCAGAAAGTTCTAGTTGTGTCAGAAGCAAGTCGACTGTTAGGCACAGCCCTACTTCACCTGTAGATCTTGCCAACAAGCAAACATTCTTTTCAAGTTATGAAGCAGATGGGACGAGCATCGCAACTGTGGAGCGACAGCTTGTGGAAACACCATCTCCACCTGCCAGTAATGGTTCTgtcgaaatgttgaatggtgggGAAAAATTGATTGTCCTCGAAGACAGAGACTCAGATTCAAGAACAGGCTCGCTTTTGCTTATGAAGAAACGAAGAATCCCTAGTGACTTTATACCAAAGAAGTCTCCAGTTGTTAGTTTACTGTTTACAAAATCTCAAAAGAGTGCTGAGAAAAACTCTGCATCACCAAGACCAAATGTGCCATCTAGAGGCTCATCACCTGTTGTCAAAAGATCATCTTCATTCCTATATTCTCGGAGACATGGTCTGGTTATCTCTCCAAGAGGACATAACCTTGTTGCCAACAAAAGAGAGAACAGCAGTTCATGTGAAAGTGAAAAAACAAGGCACTTATCATTTGTTGCCACACGTCTAAGCAAACAGCAGCTG GCTGACACCCGGGCACTCGCTGAGGCGTACGGAGGAAAACTTGCCAGTGAGTTCAATAGTAAAACAAGTCATGTGATTATGGCTACAG ATGAGAATATGCAGGTGACACGTCACAGTTATACCATGAAGTACCTCCTGGGGCTGTCTCTGGGGAAATGGATTGTTAGCCATCACT ggATCACTGCTTGTAAACAAGAAAAGACTCTGGTTCCTGAG GTGAATTATGAAGTAAAGGGTGATTCAGGGCTGGGGCAGAATTCTATCCCCCTCAAAGCCAGAAAAGCCAGAGCTAAGAAG GATGCACTTCTTTTTCATGAATTCAGCATACTTTGTTTTGGTGGATTTGGCACTGCAGTCACAAAAG ACCAACTTAGCCAGTTATTAAGATTCTGTGGGGCTAATGTCTTCAGTAACCTTGATAGTCTGAAAACAACAGGAATG GATCATCAAAAGGTTGTTATTATCGATAAAGAAACTCACAACAATGTTGACAAAATAAAAG CTCTTTGCCGTCAGTTGAACACGAAAGCTGTTTCTTTGGAATGGGTGACAGACAGTATTGCAAATTACAA GGTTCAAGATTTGAGGGACTatattgtgaaattataa